One genomic window of Magnolia sinica isolate HGM2019 chromosome 3, MsV1, whole genome shotgun sequence includes the following:
- the LOC131239601 gene encoding glycine-rich RNA-binding protein 2, mitochondrial-like: protein MAFCSRIGSLVRQSISGNGLANGPTPVMSMLNAVRCISSKLFIGGLSYGTDDQSLRDAFTSFGDVVEAKVITDRDTGRSRGFGFVNFACDESATSALSSMDGQELNGRNIRVSYANDRPSSGFRGGYGGGAGGAGDFGGDSGRSY from the exons ATGGCATTCTGCAGTCGAATTGGAAGCCTTGTCAGGCAGAGCATATCTGGAAACGGTTTAGCAAATGGACCAACCCCAGTGATGTCTATGCTTAATGCCGTTCGCTGTATCTCGTCAAAGCTTTTCATCGGAG GCCTTTCATATGGGACTGATGACCAATCTCTTAGAGATGCATTTACCAGCTTTGGTGATGTGGTTGAAG CAAAGGTTATCACCGACAGAGACACTGGGAGGTCGAGGGGATTTGGGTTTGTGAATTTTGCCTGTGATGAGTCTGCCACTAGTGCCTTATCTAGCATGGATGGCCAG GAACTCAATGGACGGAACATTCGTGTGAGCTATGCCAACGACAGACCTAGCAGCGGCTTCCGGGGTGGTTATGGTGGTGGAGCTGGTGGGGCAGGTGATTTTGGTGGGGATTCTGGTAGAAGCTATTAA